A stretch of Christensenellaceae bacterium DNA encodes these proteins:
- a CDS encoding hydrogenase formation protein HypD encodes MTDIKRFLKEYGGPPLRLMEVCGTHTAEISRNGIPDMLSGRIRLISGPGCPVCVTVTDYIDKLIALACTPGYTVVSFGDMLRVPVADGCLNDVSARGGDVRMVYSPMDMLALAQNQPERIFVFAAVGFETTAPAYALLLEEAQINGIDNVRLLTSLKTMPAVIDWVCGHTQNIDGFIAPGHVSVVTGSNIFRPLAEKYQLPFAVAGFDGESLLAAIYALVVKRGEPGVFNLYPSAVTPAGNTRAQAITAKYFMPCDAAWRGMGTIAASGMILRPEYARFDAGSAGLDLDHTDPACHCAQVLTGELLPCQCPLFGKECSFQHPRGACMVSTEGSCYQHLIHLRK; translated from the coding sequence ATGACGGATATAAAACGTTTTTTAAAGGAATACGGCGGACCGCCTCTGCGCCTGATGGAAGTATGCGGTACGCATACGGCGGAAATTTCGCGCAACGGAATTCCGGATATGCTTTCCGGCCGCATCCGCCTCATCAGCGGACCGGGCTGCCCTGTATGCGTCACGGTGACGGATTACATCGATAAGCTGATTGCCCTCGCCTGTACGCCCGGGTATACGGTCGTTTCCTTTGGCGACATGCTGCGCGTTCCCGTCGCTGACGGCTGCTTAAACGACGTATCCGCGCGCGGCGGCGACGTCCGCATGGTCTACTCGCCGATGGATATGCTTGCCCTTGCCCAAAATCAGCCCGAACGTATCTTTGTATTCGCGGCGGTAGGCTTTGAAACGACGGCTCCCGCCTATGCCCTGCTTCTTGAGGAAGCGCAGATAAACGGCATTGATAACGTCCGCCTGCTGACATCCCTGAAAACGATGCCCGCCGTCATCGACTGGGTATGCGGTCATACGCAAAACATTGACGGATTCATCGCCCCCGGGCATGTGAGCGTCGTTACGGGAAGCAATATTTTCCGGCCTCTGGCCGAAAAATATCAACTGCCGTTCGCCGTTGCCGGCTTTGACGGCGAAAGCTTGCTTGCCGCTATTTACGCGCTTGTAGTAAAGCGCGGCGAGCCTGGCGTCTTCAATTTATATCCATCCGCCGTCACGCCCGCAGGAAATACGCGGGCGCAGGCGATAACGGCAAAATATTTCATGCCCTGCGACGCCGCGTGGCGCGGTATGGGCACCATAGCCGCGTCCGGCATGATACTCAGGCCGGAATATGCGCGCTTTGACGCGGGGAGCGCCGGCCTTGACCTTGACCATACCGATCCCGCCTGCCATTGCGCGCAGGTCTTGACGGGCGAATTGCTTCCATGCCAATGCCCTCTTTTCGGAAAAGAATGCAGCTTTCAGCACCCGCGCGGCGCATGCATGGTATCGACGGAGGGTAGCTGCTACCAGCACCTAATCCATTTGCGCAAATAG
- a CDS encoding hydrogenase nickel incorporation protein HypA, which translates to MHEYHEAIHIIEHAVDEAKQKGFKKVTKINLVIGESSGFSGDSIAMHFEDAAQGTICEGAEIAVRPVKTMLRCPNCHELFVRRPFHFECPHCGTEGEPSEIGKEMAIDSIEGE; encoded by the coding sequence ATGCACGAATATCATGAAGCGATCCACATCATCGAACACGCGGTTGATGAGGCAAAGCAAAAAGGGTTTAAAAAAGTGACGAAAATCAACCTGGTGATCGGGGAAAGCTCCGGCTTTTCAGGCGACAGCATTGCCATGCATTTTGAAGACGCCGCGCAGGGCACTATCTGCGAGGGTGCGGAAATTGCCGTACGCCCCGTCAAAACCATGCTGCGCTGCCCGAATTGCCATGAGCTTTTTGTGCGCAGGCCATTTCATTTCGAATGCCCGCATTGCGGAACGGAGGGCGAGCCCAGCGAAATCGGCAAGGAGATGGCGATCGACAGCATTGAGGGAGAATAA
- a CDS encoding short-chain dehydrogenase — MFDLKGNVAVVTGGGGGLGRQFALALAKAGAKVALLARRQAKLDAVKAEIEALGGEALAISTDVTDVKTIIAARDKILEQWGRVDILVNNAGGGVTVPIEELSEEDWAANRALDFDGVFYCMKYFGQVMLKQGYGRIINIASILGKGGLKEMPIIAYTSAKGGVVNMTRHAAAEWATKGITVNAICPGFFASEANSEEAMELMADMIRTRTPMERPGKEGELDSTVVYLAAPESSYVTGVILPVDGGWTCI; from the coding sequence ATGTTTGATTTAAAAGGAAACGTTGCGGTTGTTACAGGCGGCGGCGGTGGCCTGGGACGTCAGTTCGCGCTGGCTCTCGCGAAAGCGGGCGCAAAGGTTGCTCTTCTCGCGCGCAGGCAGGCGAAGCTGGATGCGGTGAAAGCGGAAATAGAGGCTCTGGGGGGAGAGGCGCTCGCAATATCGACGGATGTTACGGATGTGAAAACCATTATTGCGGCCCGCGATAAAATCCTGGAACAATGGGGCAGGGTAGATATTCTTGTCAATAACGCCGGCGGCGGCGTTACCGTGCCCATCGAAGAACTTTCGGAAGAAGACTGGGCGGCGAACCGCGCGCTGGATTTTGACGGCGTTTTCTATTGTATGAAATATTTCGGACAGGTCATGCTAAAGCAGGGCTATGGCCGGATCATCAACATTGCCTCCATCCTCGGCAAAGGCGGGCTCAAAGAAATGCCGATCATCGCTTATACGTCGGCAAAGGGCGGCGTTGTCAATATGACGCGCCACGCGGCAGCCGAATGGGCGACCAAAGGGATCACCGTGAATGCGATCTGCCCGGGATTTTTCGCCTCGGAAGCAAACAGTGAAGAAGCGATGGAGCTCATGGCGGATATGATCAGGACGCGTACGCCTATGGAAAGGCCCGGAAAGGAAGGAGAGCTCGATTCTACTGTCGTATATCTTGCCGCTCCCGAATCATCCTATGTTACGGGAGTCATCCTTCCCGTGGACGGCGGCTGGACCTGTATCTGA
- a CDS encoding NAD(P)-dependent alcohol dehydrogenase: MKGTMKGYGVVVPFKEFGLVEAEVPVCGPLDAIAQPVVMATCSSDPHQVHAGLPAGLILGHEVVARIVEIGSLVKDYKVGDVVAVGAVTPDWLKIEGQDNLSQHAGGQNYGMNWCVFENGTFAEYFRIRQVDQNAARIPEGLTYEHALMTGDMVTTGFHGAELAHVTWGDTVVVMGIGPVGLMAVAGAALRGAGRIIAIGNRPNTMQLAKEYGATDVLNYKDGPIDEQVQELLGGGQPDSCIATGGTSDTFARCLKMVKPNGYVTNLQAQTFDTEIPADYTLAWCAHKHLNGGLCPGGRRRLERLMAIMAAGRLDPTKLITQRFHGFEHVMDAYALMDAYPKSDEVIKPIIYFE, from the coding sequence ATGAAAGGAACAATGAAAGGATATGGCGTTGTCGTACCGTTTAAGGAATTCGGCCTGGTTGAGGCGGAAGTTCCGGTATGCGGGCCGCTTGACGCGATCGCGCAGCCGGTGGTGATGGCAACGTGCTCTTCCGATCCGCACCAGGTTCATGCCGGATTGCCGGCGGGATTGATTCTGGGACATGAGGTAGTCGCGCGGATCGTGGAGATTGGTTCCCTGGTGAAAGATTATAAGGTCGGCGACGTGGTGGCGGTCGGCGCGGTCACGCCCGACTGGCTGAAAATCGAGGGGCAGGACAACCTGTCCCAGCACGCCGGCGGACAAAATTACGGAATGAATTGGTGCGTGTTTGAAAACGGGACCTTTGCGGAATATTTCCGTATCCGCCAGGTAGACCAGAACGCCGCGCGTATTCCGGAGGGCCTGACCTATGAGCACGCGCTTATGACGGGCGACATGGTAACGACGGGCTTTCACGGCGCGGAACTTGCCCACGTCACATGGGGGGATACGGTCGTTGTTATGGGGATTGGTCCGGTTGGGCTGATGGCTGTAGCGGGCGCCGCCCTGCGCGGAGCGGGCAGGATCATTGCGATCGGAAACCGCCCGAACACCATGCAGCTTGCAAAGGAATACGGGGCGACGGACGTCCTCAATTATAAGGACGGCCCCATTGACGAGCAGGTGCAGGAGCTTTTGGGCGGCGGACAGCCGGATAGCTGCATCGCTACGGGCGGTACCAGCGATACGTTTGCGCGCTGCCTGAAAATGGTAAAACCGAACGGTTATGTGACGAATCTGCAGGCGCAGACGTTTGATACGGAAATACCGGCGGATTACACTTTGGCATGGTGCGCGCACAAGCATCTCAACGGCGGGCTGTGCCCGGGCGGGCGCAGACGGCTTGAACGCCTGATGGCGATCATGGCGGCGGGCAGGCTCGACCCCACAAAGCTGATCACACAGCGTTTCCATGGCTTCGAGCACGTGATGGACGCATACGCGCTTATGGACGCTTATCCGAAGAGCGACGAAGTGATCAAACCGATTATCTATTTTGAGTAA
- the hypF gene encoding carbamoyltransferase HypF: protein MTLEITVLGMVQGIGFRPFVARLAGSLSVTGSVRNSGGIVKIIATASQEAMDEFIHRLVSQPPAFADIISIDTKPLPDQAFDGFSIIKSESGMEGSPLVPSDLPMCEDCLKELRDPQNRRYRYPFISCTSCGPRYSIITSLPYDRETTTMEAFPMCLSCAQEYSGDDRRRHAQTISCHNCGPQLILRDTSGVYEKETALERAIVLLKNGAVLAIKGIGGYQFACSPFLDEAVRDLRLLKHREKKPFAVMFPDVQAVRAACRMNTGEESLLRSPARPIVLLGQKKNGFSAGVCSESRKLGAFLPYTPLHQLLTDACGPLIMTSGNISSQPIMTRDSDMLSLSSPYLGGVLYNTRGIRTPLDDSVARVFRGKTQLLRRSRGYAPLPVILPYALSSPVLAMGGDLKSCFCLADQKKAYLSQYLGDVEQYDVFRSYQDTLSHMESLFRIRPQAIVCDMHPRYHTTQLARELSQKRGIPLLCVQHHHAHILSVMAEHSLSGCIGVAFDGTGYGTDGTVWGGEFLLCRQDRMTRMGSLEPVSLLGGDQLSRDAGLGALCHLHACGLASGDERFPMVRAAIMEQINITRNSSMGRLFDAVSALLDLRCYNSYEGECAIALENRAADARRAGISPYPLPFDIVETGGMLWARRAPLIRELAHRREKTDAGALALGFHISVAEMVLAMCRRIRLRTQENRVALSGGVFANELLLERCVSLLEQDHFDVYLNFAVPCNDGGIAFGQAYFAALSAQ, encoded by the coding sequence ATGACCTTGGAGATCACGGTGCTCGGAATGGTACAGGGCATCGGATTTCGTCCGTTTGTGGCGCGGCTCGCAGGCAGCCTTTCTGTTACGGGCAGCGTGCGCAATAGCGGCGGTATCGTAAAAATAATTGCAACGGCCAGTCAGGAGGCGATGGATGAGTTTATCCATCGCCTTGTTTCGCAGCCGCCCGCCTTTGCCGATATTATCAGCATTGATACAAAGCCGCTTCCCGACCAGGCATTCGACGGCTTTTCCATCATCAAAAGCGAAAGCGGCATGGAGGGATCGCCCCTGGTTCCCTCAGACCTCCCCATGTGCGAGGACTGCCTTAAGGAACTGCGGGATCCGCAAAACCGGCGTTACCGCTATCCGTTCATCAGTTGTACCTCATGCGGCCCGCGCTACAGTATTATTACCTCGCTGCCTTATGACCGCGAAACGACGACGATGGAAGCGTTTCCCATGTGTCTTTCCTGCGCGCAGGAATATAGCGGCGATGACCGGCGGCGGCACGCGCAGACGATCTCCTGCCATAACTGCGGCCCGCAACTGATCTTGCGGGACACTTCCGGCGTATACGAAAAAGAAACCGCGCTTGAGCGCGCGATCGTTTTGCTGAAAAACGGAGCGGTCCTTGCCATAAAAGGTATCGGCGGCTATCAGTTCGCGTGCTCTCCCTTTTTGGACGAAGCCGTCCGCGATCTCCGGCTTTTAAAGCATCGGGAGAAAAAGCCCTTTGCTGTTATGTTTCCTGACGTCCAGGCCGTCCGCGCCGCCTGCCGTATGAACACGGGGGAAGAATCGCTTTTGCGTTCCCCCGCCCGCCCCATCGTTTTGCTCGGCCAGAAAAAGAACGGCTTTTCAGCCGGTGTTTGCAGTGAAAGCCGCAAGCTGGGCGCGTTTCTTCCCTATACGCCCCTGCACCAGCTGCTGACCGACGCCTGCGGCCCGCTTATTATGACAAGCGGCAATATTTCCTCGCAGCCGATCATGACGCGGGACAGCGATATGCTTTCACTGTCCTCCCCATACCTTGGCGGCGTACTCTATAACACGCGCGGGATCCGCACGCCTCTGGACGATTCCGTTGCCCGCGTCTTCCGTGGAAAAACGCAGCTTTTGCGGCGCAGCCGTGGATATGCGCCCCTGCCCGTCATTTTGCCATACGCGCTTTCCTCCCCTGTCCTGGCGATGGGCGGCGACTTAAAGTCCTGCTTTTGCCTCGCCGACCAAAAAAAAGCATATCTCAGCCAATATCTGGGAGACGTGGAACAATACGATGTATTTCGGAGCTATCAGGATACTCTTTCGCACATGGAAAGCCTGTTTCGTATCCGTCCGCAGGCGATCGTATGCGATATGCATCCCCGCTATCACACGACACAGCTCGCGCGGGAACTCTCCCAAAAGCGCGGTATTCCTTTGCTTTGCGTCCAGCACCACCACGCGCATATTCTCTCCGTCATGGCGGAGCACAGCCTGTCCGGATGTATCGGCGTCGCTTTCGACGGTACGGGCTACGGCACGGACGGCACGGTATGGGGCGGTGAATTTTTGCTGTGCAGGCAGGACCGCATGACGCGTATGGGCAGCCTTGAGCCTGTTTCGCTGCTGGGCGGCGACCAGCTTTCGCGCGACGCGGGGCTGGGCGCCCTGTGCCACCTGCACGCCTGCGGCCTTGCCAGCGGGGATGAACGCTTCCCCATGGTTCGCGCCGCTATTATGGAACAAATCAATATCACCCGCAATTCCAGTATGGGGCGGCTTTTTGACGCTGTAAGCGCGCTCCTTGACCTTAGGTGTTATAATAGTTATGAAGGCGAATGCGCCATTGCCCTGGAAAATCGCGCGGCGGATGCGCGGCGCGCGGGAATATCTCCTTATCCGCTTCCTTTCGACATCGTCGAAACGGGCGGCATGCTCTGGGCCAGGCGCGCCCCTTTGATAAGGGAACTGGCGCACAGGCGCGAAAAAACAGACGCCGGCGCGCTGGCGCTTGGTTTTCACATTTCGGTCGCGGAAATGGTGCTCGCCATGTGCCGGAGGATCCGGCTCCGAACGCAGGAAAACCGGGTCGCGTTGTCGGGAGGCGTTTTTGCCAATGAATTGCTTCTTGAGCGGTGCGTATCCCTTTTGGAGCAGGATCATTTTGACGTGTACCTGAATTTCGCCGTTCCGTGTAACGACGGGGGAATCGCTTTCGGGCAAGCCTATTTCGCGGCTTTGTCCGCACAGTAA
- the hypE gene encoding hydrogenase expression/formation protein HypE, protein MKIAMAHGSGGQETSRLIDEIFAKNFKNPVLARMEDSAVVAGSGTIAVTTDSFVVTPLFFSGGDIGRLCVCGTVNDLLMSGATPKYLTCGFIIEEGADSADLEKIAASMARAAKEAGVVIVAGDTKVINGNGGIYINTSGVGFVPAGLHISAANCKAGDAVLLSGNLGDHHASILSTRMAIKNQIRSDCAPLGDMVSSMIAAGIHISAMRDVTRGGLATVLDEVARASFCQIELYEALIPVSGEVRAFCKILGLDPLVMGNEGKMIAVVSENDAQSALSIMRGSKYGENAQIIGHIAKEADPRVLLHTEIGGMRLLSALVGEGLPRIC, encoded by the coding sequence ATGAAAATCGCGATGGCCCATGGCAGCGGCGGGCAGGAGACTTCCCGCCTGATCGATGAGATCTTTGCCAAAAACTTTAAAAACCCCGTTCTGGCGCGCATGGAAGATTCCGCCGTTGTTGCGGGTTCCGGCACGATCGCCGTTACGACGGACAGCTTTGTCGTGACCCCCCTCTTTTTTTCGGGCGGAGACATCGGCAGGCTGTGCGTATGCGGCACGGTAAACGATCTTTTGATGAGCGGCGCTACGCCTAAATACCTTACCTGCGGCTTCATCATCGAAGAGGGCGCGGACAGCGCGGACCTTGAAAAAATCGCCGCTTCGATGGCGCGTGCGGCAAAGGAAGCCGGCGTTGTCATCGTGGCCGGAGATACTAAGGTGATCAACGGCAACGGCGGTATTTATATCAACACGTCAGGCGTAGGCTTTGTTCCTGCCGGACTTCACATCAGCGCCGCGAACTGTAAGGCAGGCGACGCGGTTTTGTTATCCGGCAATCTGGGCGACCACCACGCGTCCATCCTCAGTACGCGTATGGCGATCAAAAACCAGATCAGGAGCGACTGCGCCCCACTTGGCGACATGGTAAGCAGCATGATAGCGGCCGGAATCCATATCAGCGCCATGCGGGACGTGACGCGCGGCGGACTTGCCACCGTACTGGACGAGGTAGCGCGCGCCTCCTTTTGCCAGATCGAGCTTTACGAAGCCTTGATTCCGGTTTCAGGCGAGGTACGCGCTTTCTGCAAAATCCTGGGGCTTGATCCCCTTGTCATGGGCAACGAGGGCAAAATGATTGCCGTCGTCTCTGAAAACGACGCCCAAAGCGCCCTTTCCATCATGCGCGGCAGCAAATATGGAGAGAACGCGCAGATCATTGGCCACATAGCAAAGGAGGCGGATCCCCGCGTGCTGCTTCATACGGAAATCGGCGGCATGCGGCTGCTAAGCGCCTTGGTCGGAGAGGGCCTTCCCCGCATTTGCTGA
- a CDS encoding MFS transporter, translated as MEKTKKFFGYKASLGAFLVIFVNLGICTCLGVFLASIAEYIGWDVGTVAILGTLNTVGNIFLSLVVVQVVKKIGVRWTMLISIIACALHITLYTFTTPGQNAGSLALMYIGGLVASVAITFGSHAVCTSLVAEWFADTHGREKVTSMVVSGAGFGAAIWVFFAGQLLANFSWQDSYHIMAIVGLVIGLVAVFIFIRTPKQVGQEPKGLELARQEAKIAEGQELPGVTRKQALKTASFWLLCIGMVLAIAGASGFISYNATYWQSMGMNITESANWNAIWLILSAVIMLFVGNMFKKIGGKGFTIYVSVAFALACVFMILWGDQLQTYLVIITIIFGALGYPLCAAYPTLVTHSMFGPRDIGAIVGTSMAAVYIGQMLGPLTLTAFLPMGWTTVWAIWAVMAIIGMVILLIAVTKSPMNQLAKEKKLAQN; from the coding sequence ATGGAAAAGACGAAAAAGTTCTTTGGCTATAAAGCGTCTCTGGGTGCGTTTTTAGTCATCTTTGTAAACCTCGGTATCTGTACCTGCTTGGGAGTATTCCTCGCGAGTATCGCAGAGTACATCGGCTGGGATGTGGGAACGGTAGCGATTCTGGGAACCCTGAACACGGTGGGGAATATTTTCCTGAGCCTGGTGGTCGTACAGGTTGTGAAAAAGATAGGCGTAAGATGGACGATGCTTATTTCCATCATTGCCTGCGCGCTGCACATCACGCTCTATACTTTTACCACGCCCGGACAAAACGCGGGCAGCCTCGCTCTTATGTATATCGGCGGACTTGTCGCTTCCGTCGCGATCACTTTCGGTTCGCACGCGGTATGCACAAGTCTTGTGGCGGAATGGTTTGCAGACACGCACGGGCGTGAAAAAGTAACCAGCATGGTCGTTTCCGGAGCAGGCTTCGGCGCGGCGATCTGGGTGTTCTTCGCAGGACAGTTGCTCGCTAATTTTTCATGGCAGGACAGCTACCATATCATGGCTATCGTAGGCCTTGTAATCGGCCTTGTGGCGGTATTTATCTTTATCAGAACGCCCAAGCAGGTTGGGCAGGAACCAAAAGGACTGGAGCTCGCGCGGCAGGAGGCAAAGATCGCCGAGGGGCAGGAACTTCCGGGCGTTACGAGAAAGCAGGCGCTCAAGACGGCTTCTTTCTGGCTGCTGTGCATCGGCATGGTGCTCGCTATCGCGGGCGCGTCGGGATTTATCTCCTATAACGCGACATACTGGCAGTCGATGGGGATGAACATCACGGAGTCGGCTAACTGGAATGCTATCTGGCTGATCCTTTCCGCGGTAATCATGCTTTTTGTAGGCAATATGTTCAAGAAGATCGGCGGAAAAGGCTTTACGATCTACGTAAGCGTCGCCTTTGCCCTGGCGTGTGTGTTTATGATTCTGTGGGGCGACCAGCTCCAGACCTACCTCGTGATCATTACCATCATCTTCGGGGCGCTCGGCTATCCGCTCTGCGCGGCGTATCCCACGCTGGTTACGCACAGCATGTTCGGACCGCGCGATATTGGCGCGATCGTCGGTACATCCATGGCGGCCGTTTACATCGGCCAAATGCTTGGGCCGCTGACGCTGACGGCGTTTCTCCCGATGGGCTGGACGACGGTATGGGCGATCTGGGCTGTTATGGCGATCATCGGTATGGTGATTCTTTTGATCGCGGTCACAAAGTCGCCGATGAACCAGCTTGCAAAAGAAAAGAAATTGGCGCAGAATTAA
- a CDS encoding ech hydrogenase subunit EchF: protein MKIMNFTKTVMRNLFSKPATRAYPFVARQYPERTRGQISIHIDDCIFCGLCSKKCPTNAITVDRAQKSWSIERFGCIQCASCVENCPKKCLHMLTAYTQPAPKKYEDRYAQPAGENEETEGK, encoded by the coding sequence ATGAAGATCATGAATTTTACGAAAACCGTTATGCGCAATTTGTTCAGCAAGCCCGCGACGCGCGCCTATCCCTTTGTGGCGCGGCAGTATCCGGAGCGCACGCGCGGCCAGATCAGCATCCATATCGACGATTGTATCTTCTGCGGACTATGCTCCAAAAAGTGTCCTACGAATGCTATTACGGTTGACAGGGCGCAGAAAAGCTGGTCCATCGAGCGGTTTGGCTGCATACAATGCGCTAGCTGTGTGGAAAATTGTCCCAAAAAATGCCTGCACATGCTGACCGCGTATACGCAGCCCGCCCCTAAGAAATACGAGGACCGCTACGCGCAGCCGGCGGGCGAAAATGAAGAAACGGAAGGAAAATAA
- a CDS encoding 2-enoate reductase: MAYNYNRLFEPIKINGMRLKNRISLSPMGTFTPNIDGTDSEEGIRYYEERAKGGAGLIQTGAMFLTSKLAQGSPTIAVDSIRSIPRQTLMIERCHRWGAKVSLQLSCGTGRNGAITVTDDVLVSASAVPAYYDPNMICRPLTVEEIKESMNDWENDTRIALEAGYDAIEIHAHAGYLIDQFMSPLWNKRTDEYGGSFENRARFAVEIVQAIRNVAGPKFPILFRISLDHRFNGGRTVEESMKLLQVLEKAGVDAFDIDAGCYESQDYIFPTCYTGEGCMAYVCEEARKHVSVPLLNAGNHSMETAVELLESGNCDIIQFGRQLIADPHFPNKLKAGHREDVRPCIMCNEECIGRIFGRLTQLSCTVNIQTAMEDAMKITKLEKPKNVVVIGAGPGGLEAARVAAMRGCKVTVYEKADKIGGIFRAIATADFKKRIRDLITWYGVQLEKLGVEIKFNTEITPDDPVLQDADEIFVATGSRPFLPPIKGIDLPNVIDVTKAHQFGVDAENIVICGGGLSGCDTAIELGERGKKITIVEMRDDVALDVMPINKISIMRLLDEYGVNLQVGKTVMKIEEDGVIVVDKECNEIKIPADAVITAFGQKPAAEVAEAILDKYPMKTTLIGDCDGVSKAGKAIREGFYAAMALQ; encoded by the coding sequence ATGGCTTACAACTATAACCGGCTTTTTGAGCCCATAAAGATCAATGGGATGCGGCTCAAAAACCGTATTTCACTTTCGCCGATGGGCACGTTCACGCCTAATATCGACGGAACGGACAGCGAAGAGGGAATCCGTTATTATGAAGAACGTGCCAAAGGAGGAGCGGGACTGATCCAGACGGGAGCGATGTTCCTTACGAGCAAGCTTGCGCAGGGAAGCCCGACTATCGCTGTAGACAGTATCCGTTCGATTCCACGGCAGACGCTCATGATCGAACGCTGCCACCGGTGGGGCGCGAAGGTCAGCTTGCAGTTAAGCTGCGGCACGGGCCGTAACGGCGCGATCACCGTAACGGACGACGTACTCGTTTCCGCTTCGGCGGTACCGGCGTATTACGATCCGAATATGATCTGCCGGCCTCTGACCGTTGAAGAAATCAAGGAATCGATGAACGATTGGGAAAACGATACGCGTATCGCGCTGGAAGCGGGCTACGACGCCATAGAAATCCACGCGCACGCGGGATACCTGATCGATCAATTTATGTCTCCGCTCTGGAACAAACGTACGGACGAATACGGCGGGAGCTTTGAAAACAGGGCGCGTTTCGCGGTGGAAATCGTGCAGGCCATCCGCAATGTAGCGGGCCCCAAATTTCCGATCCTATTCCGTATTTCGCTTGACCACCGCTTCAACGGCGGTCGTACGGTGGAAGAAAGCATGAAGCTTCTGCAGGTTCTCGAAAAGGCGGGCGTAGATGCCTTTGACATCGACGCGGGCTGTTATGAATCGCAGGATTATATTTTCCCGACCTGCTATACGGGCGAGGGATGTATGGCATATGTGTGCGAGGAAGCGCGCAAGCACGTCAGCGTGCCGCTGTTAAACGCGGGCAACCACTCGATGGAAACCGCGGTCGAGCTGCTGGAATCGGGCAACTGCGATATTATTCAGTTCGGACGTCAGCTCATAGCCGATCCACATTTCCCAAACAAGCTGAAAGCAGGGCATCGGGAAGACGTCCGTCCGTGTATCATGTGCAACGAAGAATGTATCGGCAGGATATTCGGACGCTTAACCCAGCTTTCCTGTACCGTTAATATTCAAACGGCGATGGAAGACGCGATGAAGATCACTAAGCTTGAAAAACCCAAAAACGTGGTTGTGATCGGCGCGGGACCGGGGGGGCTGGAAGCGGCGCGCGTCGCCGCTATGCGCGGCTGCAAGGTAACGGTTTACGAAAAAGCCGATAAGATCGGCGGTATCTTCCGCGCGATCGCCACCGCGGATTTCAAGAAGAGGATACGCGACCTGATTACCTGGTACGGCGTACAACTGGAAAAACTGGGAGTCGAAATTAAATTCAACACGGAAATCACGCCGGACGATCCGGTTTTGCAGGACGCGGACGAAATTTTTGTGGCGACAGGCTCCAGGCCTTTCCTGCCGCCTATCAAAGGGATCGATCTTCCGAACGTGATCGACGTTACGAAAGCGCACCAGTTTGGCGTAGACGCTGAAAACATCGTGATATGTGGCGGCGGCCTTTCCGGCTGCGATACCGCCATTGAGCTGGGAGAGCGCGGCAAGAAGATCACGATTGTGGAAATGCGCGACGACGTGGCGCTGGACGTTATGCCCATCAACAAAATCAGTATCATGCGCCTGCTGGATGAATACGGCGTCAATCTGCAGGTCGGGAAAACGGTCATGAAAATCGAGGAGGACGGCGTTATCGTGGTCGATAAGGAATGCAATGAGATCAAGATTCCGGCGGACGCGGTCATCACTGCTTTCGGACAGAAGCCGGCGGCGGAGGTAGCGGAAGCGATTCTTGACAAATATCCGATGAAGACGACGCTGATTGGGGATTGCGACGGCGTATCCAAAGCCGGCAAGGCAATTCGGGAAGGCTTTTATGCCGCAATGGCATTGCAATAA